A stretch of DNA from Molothrus ater isolate BHLD 08-10-18 breed brown headed cowbird chromosome Z, BPBGC_Mater_1.1, whole genome shotgun sequence:
GTTTCGAAATTCAGCTCAAAGCTACTGTGAATGCTCACACAGAAATATCGAGAcataaagagaattaaaatacGTAGTtttaaagagaatgaaaatacGTAGTTTTAAACTACTGAATATGTACCCATTAAATGGTCCTTAAACATAGCTAGAACAGTACAGTACTGATTTTAAGGACTGTGGGTAGACTTAATTACCAGAAACACTACAGCTACAGTCTGAAAGTGAGAAAGTGTAATTTGACACCTTGTTCCTATTATACATTTCCCTTTGCAAAAAATCTGGATAAAGCACAAAATTATACAAACTTTATACCATGAAACAAGAATAGAGAAAATTTTCTACACAGGTTTCAGTGTTCACCCCTTGCACAAAACTTATTCATTATTGGCATTTCATAGCCAGTACTATAAAATACAGGAGAGAAGTAAATGAATGAGCAATGCTCCTCTAGTAAACCATCATGCTTTTGGATAAAAGCCAGTTTTGATCTGAACCTCTAAAGCAAGACATTTCTTATGCTGTTTCTGGAAAACtctaaaggaaagaaattcaCAGCATGAGGATAAACCTCTAAGGAATGTTTTGCTCTTCCAATCTTCTTTCCAACAAAGAAaccttttattcattttataaGAAAGGCTAGACAGGCCCACTGTACTATCAGGCAAGTCTGCATTGGCATACATTTCTAACGTGAAGAACAGACAGGACAGTGACTATTCTTTTGATGCAAAGACACATTTTAAAGAGGTGCAACACTTTCCACGATTAGCATAGAGTGCTGCAAAGAGCCTTAAGGattctgcagccacaggaagTTTCTGGTACTTATTACGACAAGCATCccatttaataatttttttaactttattctAATATACATTTAATAATGTAAATGAACACATCACGTTAAACCCTTATACCCCTTGGTAACCTAAGTTAACACATGCTACCTTATACATGCAGTTCCATAAAAATGATCCCCTTTTGACAGCTATTCATCACAAGCTGGAGTAGTTAAGGCCCCACTCTTTGACGGGCAGTGaataagaaatttaaaaattattaatagaCATTCTCAGCTTGTACATCATAAACTGCACAAGTCTAGACAGTCTTGTCTAGTTAGACAAGACCAGGCAACTTTTAATTTGGGACTCTTTCTGAGAGATGTCtataaagaaaaactgaataGTCCATAGTGCAAATTACTACCTCATAAACTGCAGCATAATAACACTTTTCCTTATGGATCTTCTTTATGAggaaatttatatttctgtagtataataataataataataataataataataataataataataataataataataatgcattttattttacactTATGAGGATGATATTGCACTTACTGGAAAATGCTTTACTGAGTAGTAATGTCTTTAAGCAAGCCTGTGTAAtaagcaaattttattttcttgagtCTCCCTGAATCTTCACACAATTCTTAAATATTAACTAAAATTCCTTGGTTTCAAATTAAACAGTACTCATatttagtgtatttttaaaaattaaacaaattggCCAACACACCATAATACTATAACCAATCTGTATACCCCTTTCTAATTTTGAGGCTAGTAATTATCTgcaaattaaatattaagcAACCACAGGGGTATACAGAATTTAGTAAAACACTTTGTGATTACAGATTCAAAGAGGTGTGGATAGACAGTGTGAAATAGAGGtggtgtttcttttaaaatggttGATTGCAAAAAATCCAGCAGGACTCCTAACATATTAATAAATTAGAAAGGCtaacagggatttttttagaATTGCCATACACTATTAAATCCTCAATAATACCTAGCATTTATATAGaacttcacatttttaaagtgCTATACAAATACTATCTGGATGAAATGTATTCTCCAGAGGCAGAATACAAATCCAAAGTGAAAGGTGATCAAATGAATGGCACCATAACAGTAAAATGTAATGTAATTACTACAGAGAGAAACTAAGTACTTTATAATCAGCTCGCTATGCATGAACTATCATGGAAGATCACACACTGTACAAGGGAATTGTAGAGatataaaattattatcatTCTTTAAACAGGTTCTGTGACCACAAGAGCTGTAACTGGCTCCACAACTTTAAAATGCCGAATTCAGAAGGTGTAGGAAACACAAGGAAACCCTTCAGTGACAGACAGGCAGGTTATTTCAAGTGCTTGCACAAACCACCTTGAAAAGCCATTATTCCTATACATCAATGCGGATTCCGTGTTTTATGGACATTAATTCTCTAGTGCCCGttaaatacataataaatgAACACAGATGAGGTAAAGATGCTGTAATTGCCACATACAGCCAATATGGCAAGGGAGGAGTTTTTCCAAACGGGCAGATCCAGAGGCCATGACGAATCCCATCACGGACATGATGAGAAGTCCAGGATATGAACAACATCCAGGGAAGAAAGCACCATGAGTCCTTAAGCCTGAAAAGCTGCATGATAAACTTTAATGTCAGAGCCACCACAGGAATCACAGTAGAACAATGAAGAAGTGGTCTCCGTGGAAGAGTCagagcagcctgcagaagagaaaaatattactgcCAATGGCTACAACTGTGACAAGAGAAGAAAAGTTTCATGAGTGTTTACAAGTGCATTGTCAGGTGACTAAAcggaagcagaaagaaaaacatactgTTCCTTTCCACtgcaaaatttaaaaccaatttTATGCACGAGAGTTGTGTGCTGCCCTGTCTCTACTGTATGATATGAATCATGCATCCTACTAAGTACTATCATCAGCAaaacagggagggagagaaatgaGGAATCCTGTTTGCCACACAGTCAGGTGGAACACGGGAACCTGTATTATCTGCTGCACTGATTATATGTCTTTAATTTCAAGACAACTAAAGGAAAACAACCATGCAATACACTTGAAATATTTAGTATGTTTTACTTGAAATAAATCATGTGCTTTAATGGCATTTACTCCCAAAAATACATCCTGTATTTTACTACAGTTGTCACCCATAAAGTTGGTTTAGTTGCACAGTGTTTAaaacaccaaaataattttcaatagGACAAAAATATGAGCAAAGTTACATGTATTTTGATCACCTTGAGACAGTATTCTTCATGGACAGGCAAAACAAAGTTCATGAACAAAGATCTGAAACATTTGTGAGTGGGATTTTTGTGTCAACAACTTGTTTAACAATAACTCAGCTGAAAGCCTGATATTTGGTTTTAATATTGGTGAAGCCTGATATTTGGTGAATGTCTAGGTATTGAGATTACATTTAGCCATTTTAAGAAGTGATAATGTCAATTTAATATACATGTTTGAGGAGATATTCTGTGGGTGTACTCAGTagcaacagcaacaataaaaaaCTGTAATGGTATTTTGGATTACTATTTCACAAATAAGTAGATTCTTGTGTCTGTAAACACAGGAGAAATAACAGCACACTACCAGAAGGACTACAGAAGTGCTGATGTGATATTCATTGGCTCAGTTCAGTTGCTGGGGGAAAACTCAGAAAACCTGGAACAAGGCCCCAGAGATGTTAAGCAAAAGTGTATCTTTGCTGTGTTGAACACATCCCTCACTGCACCTAGTGCAGAAGGCAAACAAAGCCATCTCTAACCTGTTCATTCTTCAGTTGTGTTAATCCTTGCAGGATGCAACAGGAAGAGGGCCTGGCAGTGGGACTCTGGAATAGGTTCATCAAGCTCAGGCATAACTTAGATAACTGCATGGAACACTACCTTCTCGGCAAGGAAGCCCTGATGTAGCCTTACCCAGTTTATTAACTGATTAGAGATGGGAAGTTACAGGCTACcctgaaataaaacagctcatGTTTTAAATCATAGCCAACCATAAAAGGCCTGCAGAAAGATTTGTTCTAGTAGCTTCCCACCACACACTTGTCCTTGACTCCTGATCAGGTAATGGGATTTAAAAGCTCACAAACTGTCTCAACAATTTTTAACTCTAATGTTGTGGACGCAATTCCTTTAAGTTGGAGCAAAAGGTATATTTTCTTCAACTTCAGTTCTGTTTCACACAAGCAGATTGTTCATGAATTAAGGCAGAAAAATCTTGTGATGGTGAAATTGTTTATCACCTGCCTTACAAAGAGTCCAATTTTTGTTACTGTCAACAAAAGGCTCAAAAGTACATACTaacttaattttgaaaaaacCTGAATGTTCCTGCAGATAATCTAGTGACTGGCCTCTATTTCTGCACTTTGGAAAAAACCAGTAGTACAGTCTTTAATCAGTCTCTTCCCTCTGGCCTATTAAGGTTAGATGCCAACTGCACACAGTGAGTAAGGAAGATTTTAATGATACTTAGGTACACAGTTTATCAGTACTGGTGCCAAGGTGATGCTTACATTCTTTTCACGTAAATTTCAGATGGCAGGGTTGTTCATATAGCAAACCTGAGTGTTCAATGTCAGCAAGAGAAAGTCATATTCTGTAACTGTAGTACAGCCATCAAGCTTCTGATACGCTGTTGCCCAAGGCCTGAGAGAACAGTCTGTTTCCTCTTTTACATTCTGTGACTAAAGGAACACTTACATCCTTGAGTTGCCAAGCCCTGGACACAGACAGGTAGGTCCATTTGCTGATTTAAGCTGCTATACTCTCTTTCTCCTAACAGGAAAACTTGTTTGCCTTTAGAAAGCACCAGATctttaaaaaatcccccaaaacacaaaaaccaaaaaaaccccaccaacaaagaaaaaaaccaaaaaaaacccactgcaaaacacaaaaaaaacttccttttctGCCTTAGACCTCTTGGAAAAAGTTGCAAACAGAATTTACTTACAAATGACCTTTTCCATTTGCCTACATATGCAATCAGATGCAAGATCATCTTGCAgttgctgctcctccagcccctctaACTACAATAAGCAGCTGGAGACAGGATGCAATAATTGCACGCAGGAGAACCCACGCaaattatctgctttaatgCTCACAGCAACACCATGGATGTTGCTCCCTCACTGATATTCTGTAGTGCTTCACAACCCTGAAGTCTTTAGTTCATAGTAACATATTCAATGTAACATAAAGTAGTAATATTAACAACATAGTATGATATTCAATGCTACATTAATTGTGCTTGCGCAAAGCTTATTCTCAAGTTCCAGAAATGCTCCTGTACAGCCCAAGTCAGTCATGGGCGGCACatttcccagcagtgccagtgtTATGTATGTTTGCCACCAACTGAATGTTCTACACTTCCAATATTTGGTGACACCAAGACAGCAATTTCTGCATGTCTGCTCTGCAACGTCAGTGTCTGGGCTACAATCCTGGTGGAGTCTGGGAGCAGCCCATCATGTCATACCAGCACTCCTGACTGACAACAGGCTGCTGGAACTACCATCTCTGGAGTAGTCAGCGAGACAGATTCTTCTATACTTGTGTGCACAGTAAAAACCACATGGAGCACAAAGAACTACAAATTCCAAGTAGTAAAGTCATTGTAGACTATCATACTCGTTGCAAAAATAATGTGGGCAAAAGGTCAGATCACATGGTACTTGGTACACAAGTATTTATCAAAGCAAACATACAAATACCACAGGTGACTATTTACCCTGaatactgcagaaaaataatgatGACCATGAAAAATAGACCAATGACCAAACAATCCAGGTGCTGAATGGCGTCAGCAAGAACAGAAGTAGGTGACTAGAGTAGTGTGAAGGTAGCAATTGGAGGTGGAAGGCAGTACCGCCTTGTGCCGCACAGAAAGGTTACTCCAGAAAAAATAACTCGTCATCAGATTTAAAAGTGATGATGATGAGCTTTATAGGTGATTGTGTACAGTAACGTGAAATATACTATTGGTACAAATTAGTAATAATGGTGTGGTTGGTTAATTATATGAATTAATTTATTAGTTATTTAGTAATGTGTTGCAAAAGCAGTAAACATGTTAGTATCTTAAAGCAGTTACTCTCAACCATGCAATTTAAAGACAAAGAATGGGACTGTAACTACAAAATATGTAGTAAAAAAGTATCCCATGAAGTGATAAATTATATAAGTGACTGCCTGAAATTATGCCAAGAAACTGACAAGCACATCAAATAAagccaaggaaagaaaaattacatattaCAATCAGATCTAGCTGGCTAGACAGCACACAGAAGAAAAGTTTATGGGGATTATGTTACATCACAAACCAAAGAGACTCTGATGGCATTGTAAGAAGACAAAACCTGTAACagattattattctttttttaaaggacagaAGGATTGTACTTTTCTGCCACTGAGAGGAATTAAACTACAGTATTTGGCTCAAATGAAGTCTCACCTAAAATACTACTCATGGTTTTGGACAGGACCCTTTAGATGTAATTTAGGCAAAAAAGCCATAGataggagaggagaaaaatagtGTGAGGTTTAGAAAACACAAACTTgtttccttaagatttttttttgaaagttaTTTAGTTGAGAAGATAGTCTTTGCAAAGCATAGGGGCTTTGCAAGTTGTAATGAGAGTTGAGAGACCTACACCAGATTATTTCCTTTATTAGCCCAGTTAACATATGGAAAGCAAAGGAGTTGGTAGGCAAATCACTGAAAAAGTCTTTGGGCATCTTGTCTTTTCCTCATCTCAGCTAAATACATTTGGCTACTAAAATGCAATGTTTCGTGtttctgatttgaaaaaaattttggaGGAGATCATAGAAATCAGCTgtcttttgcaaaaaaaaaccttaaagaaCAAGAGAACTAGATCTGTCATCAACAATTAGAAAATTAATTGCTATCTGCTTGGGAACTGAAACAACACAGGAAGAAATTAGGtcacaaaattacaaaaatttacTTGGTTTCACATAGTAGGGATAGGCTAGGCTACAGAAACATTCCCCATCAAGGAAGGTGTAAGTATATTTAACCTTGCCTCACTACCAAGTGGCAAGTCACCTCCCAATTCCATAACAAAATTCAACAGTCAGCTTCTCAAACTGACATCGGTGAAGTGTGACATCTAGTGGTCATAATTAAGGAAAATACTGGTAATCATCTCAAATGCatgaaaaagcagcaataaaattttaatacttTCTAACAGCTAGCCATTCATTTACTTGCAttcactgattttaaaataagaaaaaacagatGAGACTAATTTGAGATTTAAATTCTATTCCATATTGTTATTCAGTAGTAACATTATGCAATACATTAACCAACCAAACtaactttccttttctttactTAGTTTTGTAATTGCACAGTACTTCCACATGCAGGAAGTACAGAAAAGGGGAGAACCAGGGACTACTCTGGGAAGAATGATGCCAGGCACCAGAACATGCTGGAGCCTGACTGTCCATGTGGCAAGATGGTGGGTCAGTGGTATCCTGGACTGCACTGGGAATGTGGCCAGCAGGTTCAGGGACCCaattcttccctttcccctcagcACTGGTAAAGCCAAGAGGGGAAAACTGACCAAACACGCAAATAAGAGGCGTCTTTTCTCTACAATAAATAGTGACAAACTATGAGCAAACTAGAGGAGGAAAACTTCTGGAAAAGAGTGCCATAATCTGGTAATACTAATGCTATTGAGAAACTCTGTTCTAACAAGCAGGTCTGCAAATAGACAATGATCCATTAACAGGAGCCAATTCACCGTTTTACATTTATTAAGCTGATGCTTCTTACCTACTATtttttggattgttttttttttcctccaatgaactatatttaaatacaatcaAACTGCCTTTTTAAAGGTGACAGCTCACATATAGCTTGTTCGTAGGAGAAATATTTAGGGCTGGCTAAAACAAATGTACTACTCATAATGACtgaattaaataaaacagaagctCTATCATTTACGTTTCAGATATTTCTACTCCACATTTCATGTATTTCTAACCCTTACTGTAAAGTGAAGTGGAATAATCCACTTCATTGGCAAAAGTGTGCAGGCAGCACTTAACTCCTTAAGCTGGATAACCAGGCAACTATGTGATACATGTAGAATAGCATCTACATGcacaaaactctttttttccttcctaaacaGCAGAAACTGAACACtagatgtaaaatatttttatggcttttaaaaTTGTAACATCTGCATAAAAACATTATTCCTGTATATCtatgaaatttatttaattaaattaccAGTGGAACTTTTTTTGTCTAGGACATGGTAGAAGAACAGTAACGTAAACAGTGATAAATTAACAAATTACTGATCTACTGACTTACCTTTAATGACAGAGATCCAGCAAGAAAGAAGTGGTCCACATCAATGACAGAGGCAAGGAAGCCAGCCAGGGTGACCTCAGTGAAGTCACTTTTCTTCCTGAGTCCAATCACTATTGCCCAGGACCACATCCCCAGTATACCATGCACTGCATTATCAGATAAGGCTCTTAGCCAGTCATTTTGCTGAATGAAGGAAAACTGCAGGAGTCTGTCTGCTACAAAGCAGAATATCCCCAAACCTAGACTGGAAAGAACTGACGCTGTGCTGAAAGTCTGGAGAAGAGCGTGGGCCTTTTCAGTCTCGGATGCCATGACGAGAGCCATGTTGCAGCACACAAAATGTCATCAGGACACACACTGTGCATTGTCCCTCGTATCGTCAGTTGTTCTGTAAATGTCAGAGATCAGAAAGGAAAGtattaaacaaagaaaatccatttgCACAAAACATTTGTCACCACAGCTACAATTGGGCATTAAGACCCCAATTTCACTGTTTGCATTTAACATTCCCagggaattttttatttcaattagtCTATTGACTAGAACACTACAGCTTTGAATTAAAACACCTGCCTTTTTTTAACTAGAACCAGCACAAGTAACACAGAGAGCTCTAATTCCACTTACTGAAACcttaaatattacaaaataacCTCAAACATCTCTGTGATAACTCACTGAATGTGTTTCAAGATTCCTTCTTATCTTAAATACATGATTTAACCCAACTAAATACTTTACACTATAATAACAAAAGAAGATTCAGTTTGGAAGATTCTTATGACTGATGCTCAAAATCCCAGCTTTCTCTATAAAACAACTGTTAAAACTGAGTTTTCAATGTATAATCCAAACCACTGCTTTAATTTACATTCTTTGTTAACATATGTAGTACTCTCCTGGTACCCTTTCCTGAGCAATGCCTTGTTTAATTTAGAGACTGGAACGTAGAATAAACCttaagaaaaccaaacccactaaaatatcttctttgtgtttattattatttataataaacaCAAAGACAACAACCATTTAGTCAAGCAAAGTAATCAAAATCATTTCCTTATAGAGCAAAACTACCTAAGCTTTTCCTCAGCATGTGCTCCAGCAGAGAAGCTGGCTGTTACTTTTAGGATTTATCTACTGTCTGCCACCTTACCTTCATAACTCCTCTTTTTGCAAGAGAAGTTCTAACTGTCCCAGCTGTTATGCAAGTCTTTTTGGGAAGCTATACAGACATAACACAGTTTTAAAGCCTACATCCTGCCTAAAAATGGATACTTCCCATCAGTTCACCATTTTTGTGCAATACATTAAATCTTGACAACCCTTCTTTACTAGGTAAGTTCTTATTCTAAAGGGCCTTTTCGAGTGTATTAGACTTCCTAACATGACACATAACAATTTATGGTATTAAAGACACTATAAATCtcatatataaatatctatCTCATACATAAAAATCTCAGATATAAATGTTTGTTCCAGATTATTTACATGCCTGTCTGGTGTAGAATTATCCACAAGACAGAACGACTGGCACTCTctgtaggaaaagaaaaagcctacTGAATCATTTatttagaaaacatttaaaaaaataaaagagaagaaagcatgAATAATACATGGACTTTGCACAGACATAAAAAAGTGGGTCAAATTTAGTCTGTTAACCATGACAGGACCTCTTCTGAATGAATGAGTAGACACAAAGTATTTCCTGAAACAATGGAAGTGCTGTTTTCTGGTGGGCGGCTTTATGGTACACAGGACATGGCTGAATAAATTCcatgttaaggaaaaaaaaaatggcagtcTCTTCACAAATGTTTCTTCTATATGAGCCATCATGTCAGATTggatttcatttaaaattaccATAAAGGCTGTGTAAGAATCCAATCTGTGAAGAGGTGATGTAGGAACATACCTTTAAAAAGCACACCAGTAATCAGAATCAAACCTCCCCTGGGAGTaggagaacatttttttttccatcacagGTGCCTTACTCCAGTCGGAAATGTCTGTGGTCTATGCCTCAGCATTGAGCCTCTGTGCTTTCTGAATCCAGTCTGCCCAGCCCAAACACCACTTGTTCCAtcctaaataaaaacaaaacaggcatCAGTAAGCACTGATATTAGGCAAAACAGCATACATGAAATATGaacaacagtaaaaaaatccagaaagaataaacatgtatttaattaatttgtaAACAAATATAATTGAGGTAAAAGCAACTTCAGCTAAGCTTTCAAGCTCtgtgaaagaaagcagaaaaaaaccctaaaccaagagaagagcagaaataaaaagagagcaTTATAGTacctaaaaaataataaaatagaaagtCCAGTCTTCTACCTAACTGCATTTCAACAGACAGAGCAATCCCTTTTCATAGATTTCTTCTTGTGCCTAGAAGATTCCCACCTAATGAAACATTTATTAAGTCGCATTCAGGGATCTCTTTTTAACTTCCACCCCATCACTTCGTGACCCTGGAATAATAGACAAAGAGAGACCTAGAAATTCATACAGCAACAGAGGTCTGTGTCAGCTCTGGGTTAGGCTTACACTTGTGCTATGGGTGGTATTAGCATGTGTTCCTTGAGCCAGAATGAAAAACAGGATGCAAAACTGGCTTCAGGTTGACCATAGTCAAGAGCCATGTCCAACTGTTCTTTTTAAGCCGTTTCAGCctccttttaagaaaaaaatgagtgCCGCCTATGTAAAAATCAACTCACATTCCTAGGTACAACAGAATTTCCCAGAATTTTTCTGCAGATCAAGAGGGAAATCAGAccacaaaaagcaaaactctggaaaaccaaaataatatctgaaattataaattttaatgtaaaactagaacatttctttttccctgaaaaatgaTGCTTTTCAGGCTCTTTACAAAATATCACAATAAAGTGTAGATTTTTCCAGTCTGTAAATCTCACAAAGCAGCTGTTTAGCTTACATTTTTGCTAAAACAGAAAAGTGGGGAATAATTCACACGGAAATTTTTGTAGACCTCTGTGTGGTCACTACTGTTAACACCCTGAAGGGAAGTTCTGGGTTGGTTTTATGTAACAGCTTTGAGTTGTGGTTTCTcatgacatttttaaatgagATAAAGCACTGAGCAGAATGTCTGTCTATAGtctcaaaatgaaattttgtagATATGCTTACTTTAATTTAAGGAAATTacccaaataattttaataaacacGCAGTTAACACTTTAAATTACTGTCATGAGAAGCTATTTATATCAAAACTGTATATACACTTTCAGGAAAACAGCTAAGAGGCTATGGTGTatgagcaaaacaaaaatcaaatggCTAAAATTATCACTTAGAAATATTGCTCTGCATAATTTTTGCTCCAGTTTTGCATGACGCTATTAGATACACGAATACATATAGGAATTTAATGCATGAAGTTACAGAATCACACGATCAATTAGGTTGGGCAAGACATCTGAGATCATCTAGTCAACCTACAACCAGACAACACCCTGCCAACTAACAGAATTATGCATTCTACACAGGAAGTTAAAAGACTTGTAATCACTCACAATTCTATAATCTCCTAAACCCCTCGTTATTTGATATTGGTTGTTAATTTATGTTAAAAACCGCATGAAGCAGAATTAAGACACCAGCTCAAACCTTTAGAATACAATCGCGTGGAAAAGGAGATGCCAACCTAAGACTATCTGTGAAGAACTGACAGTGGCAACATTTTTGGGTCAGATAATTATAACACATTATTGGAGTGatcatgcaaatatttttgggCCAGATAATTATAACACATTATTGGAGTGatcatgcaaatatttttgggCCAGATATAACGCATTTTTGGGGCTGGAGAGGGCAAAATCCCAGAAGGAAACGGTAGGATTTTACCAAGACGCCGAAGAACAAACTAAATTAAACCGAGCAGGAAATTAACCTGTGAACCCGAGATCAGCGGGAGCGTGAGGGGAGGCGCGGGCCtcgcagccgccgccgcccgccccgcccgccccggagCCCACCTggagcgcggccgccgccgTCCGCCCTTCGCCCCATGGGGCTCGGCCAGCCCGATCCCGGCCGGAGCGGGCGGGCAGCGCGGAGGCAGGGGGGCTCAAGAGCGCCCCGGGGAGCCGGTCAGGAAGCATGCGTGGCCGCGGAGCCAGCTGGGAGCCCGGCCCGCCTCCTCTCCGCCCATCCCCGCCGGCAGCGGCGCTGGTTGTGAGGGAGAAGTGTTTCCTGGATTATTACATGGAGGGTTTGGTGTTCGCCCTTTGGCTCCTTTAAATGCTGGGAGGGAAATCGATGATGAGAGTTTAGTGTTTTGTCATTTAGGACATGGTGCGCCTCTGACAGACCACAGAGCAGAGTAGTGTCTTCTGTCCTCAAATTAGTACTTATTTACACAAAGAGAGCACTATAGAAAGCATTTGGGAAACATTTTATTCAGTATTAAGACTTCTTGGTGTGAGCATCTGAACAAAAGCACGTTTTTACAGTAGAAACTTCCCATGTCCATTTCAGCAGCAATCCATCAATCAAGTTGATTCGAATATATATTCAAACATTAAAAGCAGCACTGTCAGGTCAGGCCTGATCTATTTATACAGCAGTGCCCCATTATCGCAACTGTTTTCTTTGCCTATACTAAATATAGCACTGGCGTTATTATTGATATTACACTGGCACCTGACAGACTTCACCAGGAATACACCGGCAGCCTGTCCCTCTGGCCTCAGCCTTCAttcctgtctccctgcagagcctcctcagacacagctgggacagctcctgtGAGGACAGGGAACACACGGCCTCACCTCCCAGAAGCGGCAAGCAGAGATTCAATATCCTGAATGACTTTAGAAGTTTTTTCCAAAGCCTCCGAGACACAATCTTCATTGAGTTCTTCTGTCTCACACCCGTTTTCTTTTTGTCTGACAGTGACACCAGATGGATTGGATTTTGTGGCAGATGATCTTTTCAGAATGTTGCTACT
This window harbors:
- the TMEM267 gene encoding transmembrane protein 267, which encodes MALVMASETEKAHALLQTFSTASVLSSLGLGIFCFVADRLLQFSFIQQNDWLRALSDNAVHGILGMWSWAIVIGLRKKSDFTEVTLAGFLASVIDVDHFFLAGSLSLKAALTLPRRPLLHCSTVIPVVALTLKFIMQLFRLKDSWCFLPWMLFISWTSHHVRDGIRHGLWICPFGKTPPLPYWLYVAITASLPHLCSFIMYLTGTRELMSIKHGIRIDV